The DNA sequence GGGCATTTTCTCAGTTCGATCCTTTTATTACGTCCCTTTCCCAAGTTGCAAACATCCCGTTTCCATGGAGGAGAATCTGGAGAAATAAGGCGCCTCCGAAAGTGATCTTCTTTACTTGGACAACAGCgttggggaagattctgactacCGACAATCTGAGGAAGCGCCGATTAGTTATACTAGACTGGTGTTTGATGTCTAGACAGTGGAACACCTCTTGCTACATTGTGAGACTAATAGAGCCTTGTGGGTTGAAGTCTTTAGCCGGATAGAGTTAGCCTTTGTTATGCCTGCAATGGTGGTAGATCTATTGGCCAACTGGATACTTCCGAGAGGAGTTCAACAAATCAAGGCGGTGTGGAATATGATCTcaatctgtattatgtggtgtatatggaaaGAGTGCAACGATCGGACTTCCGAAAACAAAGAGCGGTCTCTAGAGGAACTTAGAACGCtatttttccgtactttatttctatgggccattgctttagattttaatggcctaaattttcatgactttctagtttcccttacttcgacctagataggtcttatctcttgtataccatcttgtgtacttgggctttgcctatctctattaatatatttttgagtacttataaaaaaaaaaaaaaaatctttccttCCCCCCAATAATAAACATTCTTCTACTGTGTTCACCAGCCAGCAAGTACTGGCATGGTTGAGCACCACCTCCTTGGTTACCTTCCTACCCCTCTCCGTGATACGACAGTAGTTCCCGCCCTCCATTGATAAAACGAACACCTTCGAGGAGGCCCATGCTTgtcacaaaatagaaaaataatcgTAATAGCTAAAGAAAGTTGATTCCAGCTAGGAGTCACCGGAATAGTCTTCCCATCGTAGATATGTATGGAGGGAAAACTTCAACGTGTACGGGGAGGATGTGTACAGAGAGAAAACTTCCCATCCTATGATTTTCTTTAAGATGTTGAAATGTTGTTTTGAGTCCAATAATGTTGATATGAGCACATACCTTTAGGCTCATATTTGTTGGATTCTTAGTTGGATCTTAGAAGCATGAAGAGGGAGCTGGCatgaaagttttattttaatttttattgtttttttactaTCACAGTGATTAGTTTTTGTGCCAAAAGTAATAATGactttgttcttttatttggaaaattgaGCAACTTCTTCTGTTGATTAGAACTTTATACACCAAATTGCATACGCTGAATTCCCTTTGCATCAGGAACCTATACTTTTACTCTGCTGTGAATGAATCTGTTTCTTATTGAATGTAACTTGTCTTCAGCCATTTTGTGATTCAGTCTTGATGACATGATTTTTTCTTAAAGGAATTACAGTAGCTATAAATGTTGTTCTTGGTAAGGAAGCTTCACCCCAATGAGCATAGAGATTAGAATGTTTTAAGCCAGCTGGCACACTAATTTGAGGCTCAGTCATCCATTAGGGAGATCCCTTTTCTGGCTTGATAAAGGTGGTCAGGATGGGGTTATTCTAGTTTGGTCCCCCagttaaaaacaaaacagagaatATTCCTTTAGATACATCAATAAGTGAATTTTCATTCTCGTTTCTTATTTCGCAACATTTCGTTTGTTGAGTCAGCATGGTATCACGAGGAATAAGGTTGCCCCATGGTAAGAGTTTTTTAGAGTAACAATAGAATTCATGATTTGGCTCAAACAGGTGCAACAGTGGAGCCATTTGGTTCATTTGTTTCCAGCCTGTTCACAAGATGGGGTGACTTGGatatttctattgatttgcCCAACGGTTCTTGTATTTCATCTGCTGGGAAAAAGCGCAGAAAGAAATTGCTGGGAGACGTACAGATAGCTTTGAGACAGAGAGGTAATTACTTTGAGTTTAAGTATCGATAATTCTGCCCCTTCCTCTCTCTGCCCCCCTCCCCATCAGTGCATCTATAGAAAGTAAGCTACCTGCATCTGTAGGATATATGGATTTGGGACTTAAAAGAATGATGTTTCTTCTTTATTCATCATTTTGGTGTGTGCTCCTCATGTCAAATCCATCATGTCATTTATTGTGCTTTTGGGACCTGTGATGGCAAGCTGGATTTGTAAATTCTGTGAATCGTATCACAATGGCCACTATATGATCTCTGTAATTCAGAACCTAGGGTTtcatttgtaattattattcaaaacgGCCTTTTGATCATCTTTTTGTAGTTGGGTCCTTCTTTTCCATTCTTATTGCTCATCCAAAGCCCCCagttatttttctatattttttttattggcaccgggtgtctgaGAATTAAGTctcgactaatcccgggggtgcacaggccctcggtgaggagtttcctgcaagtgcaccttAAATAATTCAAGAGAAAGTTCCCCCCAGTCTGATAACCTCTAGAAACTGTTTGCAACAGACCACCAAGACTaaagcctttaccacttgagccaacccttagGGGTTAAATTCAGTAATACTTAGTTGATATGGGAAAGCAATAAGGAATATAGGTGATTGATACAATGCAAGTTCGCTTATCCTTTATAGGGTTTGACTATGCTCTTCTTAAttggtttgatattttttttcacaatgcttctatcttctttttataACATGGTTGATCTGCAGGTGGATGGCAAAAGTTGCAATTGATCCCTAATGCAAGAGTTCCAATTCTAAAATTTGAGAGTAGCCGCCAAAGCATCTCTTGTGATATGTCGATTGATAACATACAGGGCCAAATGAAGTCCAAAAGCTTGTTTTGGGTCAGTGCGATAGATGGGCGCTTTCACGATATGGTTTTACTGGTACATATCTGTTCAAACGATACTTGATGTTGCGAGAATAAGTGGAAGTGTTTGGTACATTATTCTAGCTTGTGTAGGTCAAGGAATGGGCAAAAGCACATGGCATAAATAATCCAAAAGCTGGGACCTTCAATTCATACTCTCTCTGTCTGCTTGTGATCTTCCATTTTCAGGTAATCTTTGGTCATTATCTCTGGtacaatttaaaaagaaatggttaaaaTCAGCCGGAGGTTTCCTTGCTGCTCCACGAAGTATATCCTGACAGTTCTTTTGGACCTTGTTTgtgaatgttaaaaaaataaaataaaacttattctTGGTCTTTTATACTGTTGCATCAGTCTTGTTCtgtctatttcatttaaatatctTGTCATGTTTCAAGACATCAGGATATAATCTTCTTCTGACTcacatattttgatttatttaaatcttCTTGAGTTGGTCTGGTTCCCTGTCTTTGCTTCCTTGCATGTTGAAATTTACTGTTTCAGTTCTGATAATTAATggaagatttattttttttacttttttgtttcaGACTTGTGTCCCTGCAATATTACCACCTCTCAAGGATATTTACCCGGGAAATCTTGTCAATGATCTTCGAGGTACTTTAATATTCAATCTTATGCACAAAGCATCAATATCTTTCTAGTTTTCTTCCTTAGAATGGTGGAGACAGAAGCTGAACTGTACATTTTGCGTGAAACTTataattcatttccttttttttgacTGTTcaaaagtaatttattttggtgctTTAAATGGTTCAAATGATTTGTGTTCTTTCTCTGTGTACTTTGGATtggttttctaaattttatactGCCACAGTTATACCTTGTCGTTTCATCAGAAAGGTGATCGAACTGGGGTTTGGTTTCCCCTTCTGTTATCAAAGCCATATGATTGGATTGGTGGAGTGTTAGGGCAAGGGAGGCGTAGATGTTGAAGTTAGTTTTCCGAAAGAGAGGAATAATGGTAATTTAATGGTGCAGTTTACTTAGAAGAGAAGCCATAATAACAGCATTAACTTAATAAATGTTCGGGTGTGTGAAAGTAGAAATCCTGTCTTAAGGTAATTTGaatttagttaaatttaatgTTCCTTGAAAGAAGTTGTAGTCCTAAGGATTGTGTTAAGCATATGGATCTGTATGACAGTGGTTGGGAGTACCAAATGGCACCACCTCGTGAGGAATTAGGAAGAATAGAGTAGAACAAATactttataagaaaaacaatgTCTTCAGAAACTTAGCTGTatctatacatcatattttttggGCATCAATAGAATTTTTGGGCGACTTAAACTGATAATAGCATTCTAGTTATACGGTGAGATGTTCTTTACTTCAATATACTGAAAGTGAATCAAAAGAGGTTTAACATTCATATTGAAATGACCAATTGAAAAGTACTAAAAATTACTATAGGTGTTTTTTATGAGCCTCGGTGTTTTTACCAttactgaaaatattttttctataagcaATCGAGAAAAGTTCATTGAAGAACCCAAAAGGCATAGCTCATGAGAATATTCAGAAGTACCTTCACAAGATCTGTGAATCTAAATACCAATTGACTAGTTCAGAAGACAACTAGAGTCATGAGACCCGTCTTTCGACATGCTTTATGCAGGTGTGAGGACTAATGCAGAGATACGCATTAAAGAAATATGTGACGCTAACATAAGAAGGTTCAGACAAGACAGGTTCCGGCGAGTGAATCGAAGTTCTTTGTCTGAACTTTTCACTTCATTCCTTGAAAAGGTAATCATTTCAAACATGGTTTTCTACCTTAATAGTTAATGAAAAATCATAGTAATAGCGATTTTTGTGATGAGCTCAATACagttcaaaataaattcattacACCCCTAACCCATCAAAGTTGAATTATAAGTTGTGGTGAAAATTTTCAGTCAACTGTAGTTGTCATGAGTATGTACAggagatttatataatttggtaAAACTCCCTTTTCTATTATAGTTTGATTAAGTTTATTAGTTTTCTAGTATCTTTCTCATATCTAGGAATAGCATGCCCACTAGGGGATTATATTAACTCTCTCATTGTGTCAATAAAGCTCCTCTGTGTtagtgtaaaaaaaaagaatgatggcatacatttttaatgacaaagCTTAGTTGTAATTGATTTGGATTTAGTTCAGTTCAAAATTGTATAAAAACTGAAGAACCACTGATTTCGCTGGACTCTCGTGAGACACACGGTTGACCAATGCTTGTACAGAGATCTTGTCAGACAGCTCATGAGTTGTTTGGTCAAACGAGACCTACATTTTGCTTTTTGCTAGACACGTATGACATGCAGTCAAGCAAATTAGTTCCATGATGTAGTTTGCTAGAGGCACACGAGACCTCTAGATGCACGTGAGACGTCCGGATCAAGCAACTCTCCCACACGTCTTTGAATCCTGTCTTAAGCCTGATTTGAGCCTTACTATAAAGCTACTGGTGCACGATTTTTAAAGAGGCTGGAGCATTATTTTCAGGAATCCAGATGTTTCCTATTAGAAAAAATACCGTGTGGTATTGAGTCTTAAAGTTAAACAATTTTCACTCCCTATACTCAGGTTA is a window from the Juglans regia cultivar Chandler chromosome 7, Walnut 2.0, whole genome shotgun sequence genome containing:
- the LOC108991909 gene encoding protein HESO1-like, encoding MGANSALEHVLKEILQVVQPLHEDQEKRYQVIDELRRVIESMESLRGATVEPFGSFVSSLFTRWGDLDISIDLPNGSCISSAGKKRRKKLLGDVQIALRQRGGWQKLQLIPNARVPILKFESSRQSISCDMSIDNIQGQMKSKSLFWVSAIDGRFHDMVLLVKEWAKAHGINNPKAGTFNSYSLCLLVIFHFQTCVPAILPPLKDIYPGNLVNDLRGVRTNAEIRIKEICDANIRRFRQDRFRRVNRSSLSELFTSFLEKFFDIGLKASELGICPYTGQWERIDRNMRWYPKTYTILIEDPFEQPENSARAVNMSKLTLISEAFQTTYRRLISANQNKGSLVAALVRPEVSQSIIPRPLVWNPTPNGGHHQNHPTRPQVHRSLHSISQAQHQFQNLRLGSRSNIITVQNHNQGQQMRRPRFDGYIG